Proteins encoded together in one Benincasa hispida cultivar B227 chromosome 1, ASM972705v1, whole genome shotgun sequence window:
- the LOC120070867 gene encoding plastidic glucose transporter 4-like, with translation MFGISMVPSILLAVGMAISPESPRWLYQQGKLPEAERAIKTLYGKERVAEIIQDFTVASQGSVEPEAGWSDLFSSRYWKVVSIGAALFLLQQLSGINAVVYYSTSVFRSAGVASDIAASALVAAANVFGTTIASSLMDRQGRKSLLTISFCGMAASMLLLSLTFSWSALAPYSSTLAVLGTVLYVLSFSLGAGPVPGLLLPEIFASRIRAKAVALSLGTHWISNFFIGLYFLSFVNKFGISTVYFGFGFVCLLAVLYVARNIVETKGRSLEEIEQILSATA, from the exons ATGTTTGGTATTTCTATGGTTCCATCCATTCTATTAGCAGTTGGGATGGCAATATCTCCAGAAAGTCCACGTTGGCTTTATCAG CAAGGGAAACTTCCAGAGGCTGAGAGAGCTATTAAAACACTCTATGGAAAAGAGAGAGTAGCAGAAATTATTCAAGACTTCACAGTGGCAAGTCAAGGTTCTGTAGAACCTGAAGCAGGGTGGTCTGATCTGTTTAGTAGCCGCTATTGGAAGG TTGTTAGCATTGGTGCTGCACTTTTCCTGTTGCAGCAGTTATCTGGGATTAATGCTGTGGTATATTACTCGACTTCAGTATTTCGTAGTGCTGGAGTTGCTTCTGACATTGCAGCTAGTGCTCTTGTTGCAGCGGCAAATGTCTTCG GCACGACTATTGCGTCTTCTTTGATGGACCGCCAGGGTCGGAAAAGTCTTCTGACCATTAGCTTTTGTGGAATG GCTGCATCTATGTTGCTGCTCTCTCTTACCTTCAGTTGGAGTGCCTTGGCTCCCTATTCCAGCACTCTAGCAGTCCTTGGGACTGTGCT CTATGTATTATCTTTCTCGCTTGGGGCGGGTCCAGTCCCTGGCCTTCTTTTACCAGAAATATTTGCCTCGAGAATCCGAGCGAAAGCTGTTGCTTTATCTTTAGGAACTCATTGG ATCTCAAACTTCTTCATCGGCCTCTATTTCCTGAGCTTCGTAAACAAGTTTGGCATCAGTACAGTGTACTTCGGATTTGGCTTCGTCTGTTTGCTTGCTGTATTGTATGTAGCTCGTAATATCGTTGAGACAAAGGGGCGGTCGCTGGAGGAAATAGAGCAAATTCTTAGTGCCACAGCTTGA